The following are encoded in a window of Nibricoccus aquaticus genomic DNA:
- a CDS encoding TolC family protein, with the protein MRLRLLLAASLATAALRAQTPDTTGTTPVAPAPATVPSTVPATPSVRPLTLDEAVALALDKNFDLKIQRLATDSAGDSLIIAESAYDPTLSLTTARSYSQSIDGVTSQSGLDTRIGASQKIATGATISGSGSLDRSSSRPSLSSSLNPVFNSDVSLSVRQPLLRGFGTTVNRAAINRAKLGVSIANLDLKDSVLATIRSVESAYYTLAFARAQLDVRRFSLEVAEKLVSENRTRVSVGSAIDLDVLQSEVGVANARRALLQAEQTARNAEDNLVALINPFQFAVTPGPVVLPELGAITVSFDRSYKLARDQAPDLASTQLSIEQLKLDAAVAKKNQLPTLDVGAAFGYNARKNNAGEAASDVWGSDGHNWQLDATVSLPWGLRADKARHRQALSTLNREQLRLQQLDQSILVQVRSAIRAVETNDESVRIAALATKLSEEQFEAENARNQNGRSTFRAVQEAKEDLDTARISELQARLALTNALADLSRLEASSLTRYRINLDQ; encoded by the coding sequence ATGCGCCTCCGCCTCCTCCTCGCCGCCTCCCTCGCCACCGCCGCGCTCCGCGCCCAGACGCCCGACACCACCGGCACCACTCCCGTCGCACCCGCTCCGGCCACTGTCCCCAGCACCGTCCCCGCCACCCCGTCGGTCCGCCCCCTCACCCTCGACGAAGCCGTCGCCCTCGCCCTCGATAAAAACTTCGACCTCAAGATCCAGCGCCTCGCTACCGACAGCGCCGGCGACTCCCTCATCATAGCCGAGTCCGCCTACGATCCCACCCTCAGCCTCACCACAGCCCGCTCCTACAGCCAGTCCATCGACGGCGTCACCAGTCAGAGCGGCTTGGATACACGCATCGGCGCCTCCCAAAAAATCGCCACCGGCGCCACCATCAGCGGCAGCGGCAGCCTCGACCGCTCCTCCTCCCGCCCATCGCTCTCCTCCAGCCTCAATCCCGTCTTCAACAGCGACGTCTCCCTCTCCGTCCGCCAGCCCCTGCTCCGCGGCTTCGGCACCACCGTCAACCGCGCCGCTATCAACCGCGCGAAGCTCGGCGTCTCCATCGCCAACCTCGACCTCAAAGACTCCGTCCTCGCCACCATCCGCAGCGTCGAGTCCGCCTATTACACCCTCGCCTTCGCCCGCGCCCAGCTCGACGTCCGCCGCTTCTCCCTCGAAGTCGCCGAAAAACTCGTCTCCGAAAACCGAACCCGCGTCTCCGTCGGGTCCGCCATCGACCTCGACGTCCTTCAATCCGAAGTCGGTGTCGCCAACGCCCGCCGCGCCCTGCTCCAAGCCGAGCAAACCGCCCGCAACGCCGAGGACAACCTCGTCGCCCTCATCAACCCTTTCCAATTCGCCGTCACCCCCGGCCCCGTCGTCCTCCCCGAACTCGGCGCCATCACCGTCTCCTTCGATCGCTCCTATAAACTCGCCCGCGATCAGGCCCCCGACCTCGCCTCCACCCAGCTCTCCATCGAACAACTCAAACTCGATGCCGCCGTCGCCAAGAAAAACCAGCTCCCCACCCTCGATGTCGGCGCCGCCTTCGGCTACAACGCCCGCAAAAACAACGCCGGCGAAGCCGCCTCCGACGTCTGGGGCTCCGACGGTCACAACTGGCAGCTCGACGCCACCGTGAGCCTCCCGTGGGGCCTCCGCGCCGACAAAGCCCGCCACCGCCAGGCCCTCAGCACCCTCAACCGCGAACAGCTCCGCCTCCAGCAGCTCGACCAAAGCATCCTCGTCCAAGTCCGCTCCGCCATCCGCGCCGTCGAGACCAACGACGAAAGCGTCCGTATTGCCGCCTTGGCGACGAAGCTCAGCGAAGAACAATTCGAAGCCGAAAACGCCCGCAACCAAAACGGCCGATCCACCTTCCGCGCCGTGCAGGAAGCCAAGGAAGACCTCGACACCGCCCGCATCAGCGAACTCCAGGCCCGCCTCGCCCTCACCAACGCCCTCGCCGACCTCTCCCGCCTAGAAGCCAGCTCCCTCACCCGCTACCGCATCAACCTCGATCAATAA
- the miaA gene encoding tRNA (adenosine(37)-N6)-dimethylallyltransferase MiaA, which yields MSSRAENVLHVITGPTAVGKTELSLRWAEVNNAEIVSCDSLLFYRGLDIGTAKPTKAELARVRHHLIDVCDVAERMDVTVYVKQARAAVDDIVARGKRVLVAGGSGFYLKAFFGPVADDVAVPEELRAEIGAKLESRGLDALVAELWALNAGGLGNLDTANPRRVTRALERCVASGKTLKALGEEFAAKPGPFADFSVKLTRLDREGAELESRITGRVEAMVREGLVEEVARLRGEGLEKNPSAAGSIGYRETLAFLDGKLKREDLVAEIAKNTRALVKKQRTWFRTQLPEHRVVEAGKATVEDLFG from the coding sequence ATGAGTTCGCGCGCAGAAAATGTTCTTCACGTCATCACCGGGCCGACGGCTGTCGGGAAAACCGAGCTGTCGTTGCGTTGGGCGGAAGTGAATAACGCGGAGATCGTGTCGTGCGACTCGCTGTTGTTTTATCGCGGGCTGGATATCGGGACGGCCAAGCCGACGAAGGCGGAACTGGCGCGGGTGAGGCATCATCTCATCGATGTGTGCGACGTGGCGGAGCGGATGGATGTGACGGTGTATGTGAAGCAGGCGCGGGCGGCGGTGGACGACATCGTGGCGCGCGGGAAGCGAGTGCTGGTGGCGGGCGGGAGCGGATTTTATCTGAAGGCGTTTTTCGGGCCGGTGGCGGATGATGTGGCGGTGCCGGAGGAGCTGCGTGCGGAGATCGGCGCAAAACTGGAGAGCCGCGGGCTGGATGCGCTGGTGGCGGAGCTGTGGGCGCTCAATGCGGGCGGGCTGGGGAATCTGGATACGGCGAATCCGCGGCGGGTGACGCGGGCGTTGGAGCGGTGCGTGGCGTCGGGGAAGACGTTGAAGGCGCTGGGCGAGGAGTTCGCGGCGAAGCCGGGACCGTTCGCGGATTTTTCGGTGAAGCTGACGCGGCTGGATCGCGAAGGGGCGGAGCTGGAGTCGCGGATCACTGGGCGCGTTGAGGCGATGGTGCGGGAGGGTTTGGTGGAGGAAGTGGCGCGGTTGCGTGGAGAAGGGCTGGAGAAAAATCCTAGCGCGGCGGGGTCGATCGGGTACCGGGAGACGCTGGCGTTTCTGGATGGGAAATTAAAGCGGGAGGACCTGGTCGCGGAGATTGCGAAGAATACGCGGGCGCTGGTGAAGAAGCAGCGGACGTGGTTTCGGACGCAGTTGCCGGAGCACCGGGTGGTGGAGGCGGGGAAGGCGACGGTGGAGGATTTGTTTGGGTGA
- a CDS encoding DUF6250 domain-containing protein codes for MKFPPAKLLLSLSFIPLLFTSLAADTPSQPPPRHSDDFRSGLEKNWIVEQQPGGRVTAENGLLTIADESGATVWLRSKLRAPVTIRYEATMSPDARVSDLNCFWMASDPAHPDDLFFSGHKRTGAFATYDSLRTYYVGYGGNTNTTTRFRRYDGSGARPLLPEHDLTDKKFLLEPGRTYRIELRARDGLVEFLRDGEVIFTYRDPAPLTEGWFGFRTVKSKIQIQNFRID; via the coding sequence ATGAAATTCCCCCCGGCCAAGCTCCTCCTCTCCCTTTCCTTCATCCCGCTTCTCTTCACGTCCCTCGCCGCCGACACCCCTTCGCAACCACCCCCGCGCCACTCCGACGATTTCCGCTCCGGCCTCGAAAAAAACTGGATCGTCGAACAACAACCCGGCGGCCGCGTCACCGCCGAAAACGGCCTCCTCACCATCGCCGACGAGTCCGGCGCCACTGTCTGGCTCCGCTCCAAACTCCGCGCCCCCGTCACCATCCGCTACGAAGCTACGATGAGCCCCGACGCCCGCGTCTCCGACCTCAACTGCTTCTGGATGGCCTCCGATCCCGCCCACCCCGACGACCTTTTCTTCAGCGGCCACAAACGCACCGGCGCCTTTGCCACCTACGACTCCCTCCGCACCTACTACGTCGGCTACGGCGGCAACACCAACACCACCACCCGCTTCCGCCGCTACGACGGCTCCGGCGCCCGCCCGCTCCTCCCCGAGCACGATCTCACCGACAAAAAATTCCTCCTCGAACCCGGCCGCACCTATCGCATCGAACTCCGCGCCCGCGACGGCCTTGTCGAATTCCTCCGCGACGGCGAAGTCATCTTCACCTACCGCGACCCCGCCCCGCTCACCGAAGGCTGGTTCGGCTTCCGCACCGTGAAGTCCAAAATTCAAATCCAAAACTTCCGCATCGACTGA
- a CDS encoding glycosyltransferase family 4 protein, with the protein MKLALVTETFPPEINGVAMTLSHLVEGLAHRGHHVTVLRPRQGPSDHERIDGLYREHLFRSVPIPGYAFLRLGLPARGQLIRLWRTERPDLVHIATEGPLGYSALLAARKLGLPVTSSFHTNFHSYSRHYGFAFLTRPALAYLRHFHNRTRITLSPTVELNDELTRDGFRDMRLMSRGVNTRVFNPQLRSESLRASLGAAPNDLLIVHVSRLAAEKNYPLLFESYAAIRATRPDAKLVIVSDGPLRKKLSRQHPSVRFTGFLSRDLLAAHYAAADLFLYPSLTETFGNVTTESMASGLPVVAFNYAAAARFIRHGENGWLVPFGDRAAFIAAATQVASDASLRARLGPAARQTAERISWDFVLDHLERDFASVLATHKNNSAIPSAPIPAILPPTPR; encoded by the coding sequence TTGAAACTCGCCCTCGTCACCGAAACCTTCCCGCCCGAGATCAATGGCGTCGCCATGACGCTGAGCCATCTCGTCGAAGGTCTCGCCCACCGCGGCCACCACGTCACCGTCCTCCGCCCACGCCAGGGCCCCTCCGACCACGAGCGCATCGACGGACTCTACCGCGAACACCTTTTCCGCTCCGTCCCCATTCCCGGCTACGCCTTCCTCCGTCTCGGCCTCCCCGCCCGCGGTCAGCTCATCCGCCTCTGGCGCACCGAGCGCCCCGACCTCGTCCACATCGCCACCGAAGGCCCGCTCGGTTACTCCGCGCTCCTCGCCGCCCGCAAACTCGGCCTCCCCGTCACCTCCAGTTTCCACACCAATTTCCACAGCTACAGCCGCCACTACGGCTTCGCCTTTCTCACCCGCCCCGCGCTCGCCTACCTTCGCCACTTCCATAACCGCACGCGCATCACGCTTTCGCCCACCGTCGAGCTCAACGACGAGCTCACCCGCGACGGCTTCCGCGACATGCGCCTTATGTCCCGCGGCGTGAACACCCGCGTATTCAACCCCCAACTCCGCTCCGAGTCACTCCGCGCCTCCCTCGGCGCCGCGCCCAACGACCTCCTCATCGTCCACGTCAGCCGCCTCGCCGCCGAAAAAAACTACCCGCTCCTCTTCGAGTCTTACGCCGCCATCCGTGCCACGCGCCCCGACGCGAAACTCGTCATCGTCTCCGACGGCCCGCTCCGCAAAAAACTTTCCCGCCAGCACCCCTCCGTCCGCTTCACCGGCTTCCTCTCCCGCGATCTCCTAGCCGCCCATTACGCCGCCGCCGACCTCTTCCTCTACCCGAGCCTCACCGAAACCTTCGGCAACGTCACCACCGAGTCCATGGCCAGCGGCCTCCCCGTCGTCGCCTTCAACTACGCCGCCGCCGCCCGCTTCATCCGCCACGGCGAAAACGGCTGGCTCGTCCCCTTCGGCGACCGCGCCGCCTTCATCGCCGCCGCCACCCAGGTCGCTTCCGACGCCTCTCTCCGCGCCCGCCTCGGCCCGGCCGCCCGCCAGACCGCCGAACGCATTTCCTGGGACTTCGTCCTCGACCACCTCGAACGCGATTTCGCCTCCGTCCTCGCCACCCACAAAAACAATTCCGCCATTCCCTCCGCGCCCATTCCGGCTATCCTGCCTCCCACCCCTCGTTGA